The following proteins are encoded in a genomic region of Opitutus sp.:
- a CDS encoding PAS domain-containing protein → MAKRKPSRPAPKNVTPVSAKPTVKRTPAASRTPGTAVAPANTPPKRALTLIGVGASAGGLEAIDAFLRSVPLGANCAIVVVQHLDPTHKDFLPELLQKVTPLKVQRIQDGTRVRPDNVYVIPPNRDVSIKAGVLKLHVTDGAQAVRLPIDFFFSSLAEAQQEQSIGVVLSGMGSDGTAGAKAIKEHGGVVLVQDPTQAKFASMPSSVINAGLADVVAPVEGLFASLEQYLQHVPLLLRPVTAYEPTEENSMEKVVQILRSHTGHDFSLYKRSTLYRRIERRMALHQLEKIERYVRFLSENPQEVDLLFRELLIGVTQFFRDPLLWETLKSQTLPGLLARDAGSPTLRAWIPGCSTGEEAYSLAMVFRETLDSLPGKSALTLKIFATDIDPDAVSKARQGLFPASITESVSAERLSRFFTKEPRGYRIAKEIREMIIFAPHNLIMSPPFTKLDLLSCRNLLIYFTAELQKKLIPLFHYCLNPGGVLVLGSAETIGSFTDLFNPLDGPARVFQRQENWLTGHRLEFPSSYVAASLIPPHLESSADVGHDNLQHQAEQWLLKNQAPAAVLVTTKGDILYISGRTSRYLEPVAGKANWNLFAMVREGLSYPLHQAFEKIAGQTHSITTRSCKVDTGDSTCFVKATLQQITTKGALSGLVMIVFSDGVDPAQPQVQRRVKNAKGSDRLRELTQELAHMQQQLQTTREDMQTSQEELKSANEELQSANEELQSTNEELTTAQEEMQSLNEELQTVNGELEAKLTALASASEDMANLLNSTQIATLFLDGKLRVRSYTPHATALIHLIPSDVGRPVTDLASHLIYPEMMADAREVLRTLVPIEKALITQDGRWFALHVMPYRTMDNRIDGIVITFTDMTGVRKLEKQLRETMGKKKSKA, encoded by the coding sequence ATGGCCAAGCGTAAGCCCTCCCGTCCCGCACCCAAAAACGTCACTCCGGTTTCAGCTAAACCCACCGTTAAACGTACGCCGGCGGCATCCCGCACTCCTGGCACTGCTGTAGCCCCAGCCAACACGCCCCCGAAGCGTGCCCTGACCCTCATCGGTGTCGGAGCCTCGGCAGGCGGACTTGAAGCGATCGATGCCTTTTTACGGTCAGTTCCCCTTGGCGCTAACTGTGCAATTGTGGTGGTGCAGCACCTTGATCCGACGCACAAAGATTTCCTCCCTGAATTACTCCAGAAAGTGACGCCACTGAAGGTTCAACGTATTCAAGACGGCACCCGCGTCCGGCCTGATAACGTCTATGTGATCCCGCCAAACCGCGATGTCTCGATTAAGGCAGGGGTGTTGAAATTGCATGTTACGGACGGGGCGCAGGCCGTGCGCTTGCCGATCGACTTCTTTTTCAGCTCGTTGGCAGAAGCTCAGCAGGAACAGAGTATTGGGGTTGTCCTCTCGGGCATGGGCAGTGATGGAACGGCGGGGGCCAAAGCGATTAAAGAGCACGGTGGCGTGGTTCTTGTGCAGGACCCCACGCAGGCTAAATTCGCCAGCATGCCGAGCAGTGTTATCAACGCGGGGTTAGCTGATGTTGTGGCGCCCGTGGAGGGGCTGTTCGCGAGCCTAGAGCAATACTTGCAGCATGTTCCCCTGCTGCTTCGGCCCGTGACGGCCTATGAACCTACTGAGGAAAACTCGATGGAGAAGGTGGTGCAAATTTTGCGCAGCCACACCGGCCACGATTTCTCGCTGTATAAACGCAGCACGTTGTATCGGCGTATCGAGCGGCGCATGGCGTTGCACCAGCTTGAAAAGATCGAACGCTACGTGCGGTTCCTGAGCGAAAACCCGCAGGAAGTGGATCTCCTGTTTCGTGAGTTACTCATCGGTGTAACGCAGTTTTTTCGCGACCCCCTGCTGTGGGAAACGCTCAAGAGCCAGACCTTGCCCGGCCTGCTTGCCCGCGACGCTGGTTCGCCGACGTTGAGGGCGTGGATACCGGGTTGCTCGACGGGTGAAGAGGCTTACTCGCTCGCCATGGTGTTTAGGGAAACCCTCGACAGCTTGCCTGGAAAAAGCGCGTTGACCCTTAAAATCTTCGCCACCGACATCGATCCCGATGCGGTCAGTAAAGCCCGACAAGGATTGTTCCCCGCCTCGATTACCGAGTCCGTGTCGGCGGAGCGCCTGAGCCGCTTTTTCACGAAAGAGCCCCGGGGCTATCGAATCGCCAAAGAAATCCGTGAGATGATCATCTTTGCGCCGCACAATCTGATCATGTCGCCGCCGTTCACCAAGTTGGACCTGTTGAGCTGCCGCAACCTGCTGATTTATTTTACGGCTGAGCTGCAAAAGAAACTCATCCCGTTGTTTCATTACTGTCTGAACCCCGGCGGAGTGCTTGTGCTGGGGAGCGCGGAGACAATCGGCAGCTTTACGGATTTGTTTAACCCCTTAGATGGCCCGGCGCGGGTTTTTCAACGACAAGAGAATTGGCTAACAGGACACAGGTTGGAGTTCCCCTCCTCGTATGTAGCGGCCTCTTTAATACCTCCCCACCTGGAGAGTTCAGCGGACGTAGGGCATGACAACCTGCAACACCAGGCGGAACAATGGTTGCTCAAAAATCAGGCTCCCGCCGCAGTGCTCGTGACGACAAAGGGCGACATCCTTTATATCAGTGGGCGCACCAGCCGTTATTTGGAGCCGGTTGCGGGTAAGGCCAATTGGAACCTCTTCGCCATGGTGCGCGAGGGCTTGAGTTACCCGCTCCATCAGGCCTTCGAGAAAATCGCCGGCCAGACCCACTCGATCACCACGCGTTCCTGTAAAGTGGATACCGGGGACTCGACCTGTTTTGTTAAAGCGACGCTGCAGCAGATCACCACCAAGGGTGCCTTGAGCGGGCTGGTGATGATCGTGTTCAGCGATGGGGTAGATCCGGCGCAACCGCAGGTGCAGCGTCGGGTAAAGAACGCCAAAGGCAGTGATCGCTTGCGTGAGCTCACTCAAGAGCTCGCGCACATGCAGCAGCAGTTGCAAACCACGCGCGAGGACATGCAGACATCGCAGGAGGAACTCAAATCCGCCAACGAGGAGCTGCAGTCGGCAAACGAGGAATTACAGTCCACCAATGAGGAGCTCACCACCGCGCAAGAGGAGATGCAGTCGCTCAACGAAGAATTACAAACGGTGAACGGCGAATTGGAGGCGAAGTTAACCGCGCTGGCCTCTGCCAGCGAGGACATGGCCAACCTGCTCAACAGTACGCAAATCGCCACGCTTTTTCTCGATGGTAAGCTGCGGGTGCGCAGCTACACGCCGCACGCCACGGCGCTTATCCACCTCATCCCGAGCGATGTCGGCCGACCGGTCACCGACTTGGCCAGCCACCTGATTTACCCCGAGATGATGGCTGACGCACGCGAGGTCTTACGGACCTTGGTGCCGATTGAAAAGGCGCTGATCACCCAGGACGGCCGCTGGTTTGCGCTGCACGTGATGCCTTACCGCACCATGGATAATCGAATCGACGGCATCGTGATCACCTTCACCGACATGACCGGCGTGCGAAAACTCGAAAAGCAGTTGCGTGAGACGATGGGCAAAAAGAAATCGAAAGCGTAG
- a CDS encoding type II secretion system F family protein gives MPLSHAKLASFYLQISQQLGAGLTLAQALADRSAAPADDCAQLVQRIEAGEPIAAILTAAGDWLPADDRPFLIAAADTGRLPRILQNLSVRHEELGLQQGRMVQACLYPVGVLHFGALVFAYFRLLNWETGLHWSTPGFIAGVLMIILPFWSAVVLLSVLVRRRNPFALGLLNVLPAIGAYRRQQALADFAFALGHLLEAGAPIGNAWNKAGTIANSPRIAAAATTICAAIDRGEAPSTLLNAQPVFPAAFVSLYRTGEITGNLDQNLLHLAATHQELAQKQLKLAASIYPSVLFFAVAGLVLCIVISAYAGYIGNLNQLMNGM, from the coding sequence TTGCCCCTATCACACGCCAAACTCGCCTCGTTTTACCTCCAAATCAGCCAGCAGCTCGGTGCCGGCCTCACTCTGGCGCAGGCCCTCGCTGATCGCTCCGCCGCACCGGCCGACGACTGCGCCCAACTGGTGCAGCGCATCGAAGCCGGTGAGCCCATCGCCGCCATCCTCACCGCGGCCGGCGACTGGTTGCCCGCCGACGATCGCCCCTTTCTCATCGCAGCAGCCGACACCGGCCGACTTCCGCGCATCCTGCAAAACCTCTCCGTGCGACACGAGGAACTCGGGCTCCAGCAAGGCCGCATGGTGCAAGCCTGCCTTTATCCGGTCGGCGTGCTGCATTTTGGCGCGCTCGTTTTCGCTTATTTCCGCCTCCTGAATTGGGAAACCGGCCTGCACTGGAGCACGCCCGGATTTATTGCCGGAGTGCTGATGATTATCCTGCCCTTTTGGAGTGCAGTGGTGCTGCTGAGCGTACTGGTGCGCCGCCGCAACCCGTTTGCGCTCGGCTTGCTCAACGTGCTGCCGGCAATCGGTGCGTACCGCCGCCAGCAGGCGCTCGCCGACTTCGCCTTCGCCCTCGGCCACCTACTCGAAGCCGGCGCACCCATTGGAAACGCGTGGAACAAAGCGGGGACGATTGCCAACAGCCCGCGCATTGCGGCGGCCGCCACGACGATTTGCGCGGCGATCGACCGCGGCGAAGCCCCGAGCACCTTACTCAACGCCCAACCCGTGTTCCCTGCGGCCTTCGTTTCCCTGTACCGCACCGGCGAAATCACCGGCAATCTCGACCAAAACCTCCTGCACCTGGCCGCCACCCACCAAGAACTCGCCCAAAAACAGCTCAAACTCGCCGCATCGATCTACCCCAGCGTGCTCTTTTTTGCCGTCGCCGGTCTCGTCCTCTGCATCGTGATTTCAGCCTACGCCGGCTATATCGGAAACCTGAACCAGTTGATGAATGGAATGTAA
- the purT gene encoding formate-dependent phosphoribosylglycinamide formyltransferase yields MFTLGTFAPPASARATRVLLLGSGELGKEVAIELQRLGCEVIACDRYAGAPAMQVAHRSHVFSMLDGAELRRVITLEKPDLVVPEIEAIATEVLVELEAAGQRVVPTARAARLTMNREGIRRLVAEDLKMPTSPYRFVGTAEEASAAGAQLGYPCVLKPLMSSSGHGQSVVKTAADMAAAWTYAQEGARAGAGRCIVEGFIRFDYEITVLTVAASNGIQCCPAVGHVQIDGDYRESWQPCAMSQKAWEQAQIIAKSVVANLGGWGLFGVECFVCGDEVIFSEVSPRPHDTGLVTIGSQQLSEFALHARAILGLPVPPVVLLRPAHSVALLGHGEGVPVISGVAEALAVPESQIRLFGKPECRGHRRLGVAVATGNTSEEARERARAMAAAITITVG; encoded by the coding sequence ATGTTCACCCTTGGCACCTTCGCCCCGCCCGCCTCAGCCCGCGCCACGCGCGTCTTGCTCCTCGGCTCAGGCGAGTTGGGCAAGGAGGTTGCCATCGAGCTCCAGCGCTTGGGCTGCGAGGTCATCGCCTGCGATCGCTACGCTGGTGCCCCGGCCATGCAGGTTGCTCATCGTAGTCATGTGTTTTCGATGCTCGACGGGGCCGAGTTGCGCCGCGTCATCACGCTGGAAAAACCCGATCTGGTGGTGCCCGAAATCGAGGCAATCGCCACCGAGGTGTTGGTCGAGCTGGAGGCGGCCGGCCAACGCGTGGTGCCGACCGCCCGCGCCGCGCGTCTGACCATGAATCGCGAGGGCATTCGCCGCCTGGTCGCCGAGGACTTAAAAATGCCCACTTCGCCGTACCGTTTCGTGGGCACCGCCGAGGAGGCTAGCGCTGCGGGCGCACAGTTGGGTTACCCGTGCGTGCTCAAGCCGCTTATGTCGTCGAGCGGGCATGGCCAGAGTGTGGTTAAAACAGCCGCCGACATGGCCGCTGCGTGGACCTACGCCCAGGAGGGCGCGCGGGCCGGGGCGGGGCGGTGCATCGTCGAGGGGTTTATCCGTTTCGATTACGAGATCACCGTGCTGACCGTGGCGGCGAGTAACGGTATCCAATGCTGCCCTGCCGTCGGCCATGTGCAAATCGACGGTGATTACCGCGAGAGTTGGCAGCCGTGCGCGATGTCGCAAAAGGCTTGGGAACAGGCGCAGATCATCGCCAAGTCGGTGGTGGCGAATCTCGGTGGCTGGGGGCTGTTTGGCGTCGAGTGTTTTGTCTGTGGCGACGAGGTGATTTTCAGCGAAGTGAGCCCGCGTCCGCATGACACCGGCTTGGTGACGATTGGCAGCCAGCAGCTGAGTGAATTTGCGCTGCACGCACGGGCGATTTTGGGGCTGCCGGTGCCGCCGGTGGTGCTGCTGCGGCCGGCGCACAGCGTAGCATTACTGGGCCATGGTGAGGGAGTTCCGGTTATCTCCGGAGTTGCCGAGGCGCTGGCCGTGCCCGAAAGCCAGATCCGCTTGTTCGGCAAACCCGAGTGCCGCGGCCATCGCCGCCTGGGCGTCGCCGTGGCCACGGGAAATACCTCTGAAGAGGCCCGCGAGCGCGCCCGCGCCATGGCAGCGGCCATCACCATCACGGTGGGCTGA
- a CDS encoding flagellin has product MSVVINTNYAATVASNNLATSNSMLQKSLNRLSSGSKIVSPSDDAGGLAVSMKLSATAKRQGAVNNNIGNAVSLLQTQDGALKVTGSVLARISELKVLNSDVTKSSSDKDNYNTEFVSLRAQLTALTSEKFNGISLFGTSTMAIATTEDASTSSSVTVAARDLGHTSSGVGAVATTATSLTGLLLTDVTTALENVANMRASNGAEQSRLGFASELLTINKANLEAATSRITDVDVAEESTNLARWNTLVSAGTSMLSQANQSAQTALKLLQG; this is encoded by the coding sequence ATGTCTGTCGTCATTAACACCAATTACGCGGCTACGGTCGCTTCGAATAACTTAGCCACGTCCAATAGCATGCTGCAGAAGAGCCTTAACCGGCTTTCTAGCGGCTCGAAGATCGTTTCCCCTTCTGACGATGCGGGCGGTCTTGCTGTATCCATGAAGCTCAGCGCCACGGCCAAGCGCCAGGGTGCGGTGAACAACAACATCGGCAATGCGGTTTCCCTCCTGCAGACGCAGGACGGCGCATTAAAAGTCACCGGCAGCGTCCTGGCCCGCATCAGCGAGCTGAAGGTGCTCAACAGCGATGTCACCAAGAGCTCGAGCGACAAGGATAACTATAACACCGAATTTGTGTCACTGCGCGCTCAGTTGACCGCGCTCACCAGTGAGAAGTTCAACGGTATCAGCCTGTTCGGTACCAGCACCATGGCGATCGCCACCACCGAGGACGCTTCGACCTCCTCCTCGGTCACGGTTGCCGCCCGCGATTTAGGCCATACTTCCTCCGGTGTCGGCGCCGTCGCCACCACCGCCACCAGCTTGACCGGCCTTCTGCTGACCGATGTCACCACCGCCTTGGAAAATGTCGCCAACATGCGCGCTTCCAACGGTGCCGAGCAAAGCCGCCTGGGCTTCGCTTCAGAACTGTTGACGATCAACAAGGCCAACCTCGAAGCCGCCACCAGTCGGATCACCGATGTGGATGTGGCTGAAGAATCTACCAATCTCGCCCGGTGGAATACGCTGGTCTCGGCAGGCACCTCGATGCTGTCGCAGGCCAATCAAAGCGCGCAGACCGCGCTCAAGCTGCTCCAGGGCTAA
- a CDS encoding flagellin — MAVVLNTNYSATMAANNLATSSSMLQKSLNRLSSGSKIVNPSDDAGGLAVAMKLSATAKRQGAVNNNIGNAVSLLQTQDGALKVAGNILARISELRTLNDDVTKSTGDKANYNTEFTALQLQLTAITSEKFNGVSMFGTASNMTVNGTEDGSTSSQIAIATRDLGNTGSGVGAVTAAASLSAITSVTTITTALENVANMRATNGAELSRLGFASELLIINKANLEAATSRITDVDVAEESTQLARWNTMVSAGTSMLSQANQSAQTALKLLQ, encoded by the coding sequence ATGGCTGTTGTATTAAATACCAACTATTCAGCGACGATGGCGGCCAACAACTTGGCCACGTCGAGCTCGATGTTACAAAAGAGCCTCAACCGGCTCTCCAGCGGTTCAAAAATAGTAAACCCTTCCGACGACGCCGGCGGTCTGGCCGTCGCAATGAAGCTCAGCGCCACCGCAAAGCGCCAGGGCGCGGTTAATAATAACATAGGTAACGCCGTTTCATTACTGCAAACCCAGGACGGCGCCCTCAAGGTGGCCGGTAATATACTAGCCCGCATCAGCGAACTGAGAACGCTCAATGATGACGTGACCAAGAGCACCGGCGACAAGGCCAATTATAATACGGAATTCACCGCCCTGCAGTTGCAGCTCACCGCGATCACTTCGGAAAAGTTCAACGGGGTTTCAATGTTTGGCACCGCTTCAAATATGACGGTCAACGGCACGGAGGATGGTTCCACCAGCAGCCAGATCGCCATAGCGACCCGTGATTTGGGCAATACAGGCAGCGGCGTGGGGGCGGTTACCGCAGCCGCATCTCTCAGTGCAATCACTTCGGTTACAACCATTACCACCGCTTTGGAGAACGTGGCCAACATGCGTGCCACCAACGGCGCTGAACTCAGTCGACTCGGGTTCGCCTCGGAACTTTTGATTATAAACAAAGCCAACCTGGAGGCCGCGACAAGTCGGATAACCGACGTGGACGTGGCGGAGGAATCCACCCAGTTGGCACGTTGGAATACGATGGTCTCGGCGGGCACCTCGATGCTCTCGCAGGCCAACCAGAGTGCGCAGACCGCACTCAAGTTGTTACAGTAA
- a CDS encoding flagellin: protein MAVVLNTNYSATMAANNLASSSSMLQKSLNRLSSGSKIVNPSDDAGGLAVSMKLSATAKRQGAVNNNIGNAVSPLQTQDGGLKVAGSILARISELRTLNDDVTKSTGDKANYNTEFVALSAQLTAIASEKFNGVSMFGTSSSMTVNGTEDGATTSQIAIAARDLTHTSTGVGAVTAATALSMITSVTTITTALENVAKMRATNGSELSRLGFDSELLTINKANLEAATSRITDVDVAEESTQLARWNTMVSAGTSMLSQANQSAQTALKLLQ, encoded by the coding sequence ATGGCTGTTGTACTAAATACCAACTATTCAGCGACGATGGCGGCCAACAATTTGGCCTCCTCCAGTTCAATGTTACAAAAGAGCCTTAACCGGCTCTCCAGCGGTTCCAAAATCGTTAACCCCTCCGATGACGCCGGCGGTCTGGCCGTCTCGATGAAACTCAGCGCCACCGCCAAGCGACAGGGCGCGGTTAATAATAACATCGGTAACGCGGTTTCACCCCTGCAAACCCAGGACGGCGGCCTTAAAGTGGCCGGTAGTATTTTGGCCCGCATCAGCGAACTGCGCACCCTCAACGATGACGTCACTAAGAGCACGGGTGACAAGGCCAATTATAATACCGAGTTCGTTGCCTTATCGGCCCAGTTGACGGCCATTGCCTCGGAAAAGTTCAACGGGGTGTCCATGTTCGGCACCAGTTCGAGTATGACCGTCAACGGCACGGAGGACGGCGCAACCACGAGCCAAATTGCCATCGCCGCCCGAGATTTGACACACACCAGCACGGGTGTGGGAGCGGTTACCGCCGCGACCGCACTGAGTATGATCACCTCGGTGACAACGATCACCACCGCACTGGAAAATGTGGCCAAAATGCGTGCCACCAACGGCTCAGAGCTGAGCCGGCTGGGTTTCGACTCCGAACTGTTGACGATCAACAAGGCTAATCTGGAGGCGGCGACGAGTCGGATCACCGACGTGGACGTGGCGGAGGAATCCACTCAGCTGGCGAGGTGGAATACCATGGTCTCGGCGGGCACCTCAATGCTCTCCCAGGCAAATCAGAGTGCGCAGACCGCACTCAAGTTACTGCAGTAA
- a CDS encoding flagellin, translated as MAVVLNTNYSATMASNNLASSSSMLQKSLNRLSSGSKIVNPSDDAGGLAVSMKLSATAKRQGAVNNNIGNAVSLLQTQDGALKVTGNILARISELRTLNDDVTKSTGDKANYNTEFVALSSQLTAIASEKFNGIALFGTSSAQTVNGTEDAATSSQISVAARDLSHTSTGVGAVTAATALSMITSISTITTALENVANMRATNGAEQSRLSFAFELLTINKANLEAATSRITDVDVAEESTQLARWNTMVSAGTSMLSQANQSAQTALKLLQ; from the coding sequence ATGGCTGTTGTATTAAATACCAACTATTCGGCAACGATGGCGTCCAATAATTTGGCGTCCTCCAGTTCAATGCTACAAAAGAGCCTCAACCGGCTCTCGAGCGGTTCCAAAATCGTAAACCCTTCGGACGACGCCGGCGGTCTGGCTGTCTCGATGAAACTCAGCGCCACGGCAAAACGCCAAGGCGCGGTTAATAATAATATCGGTAATGCGGTCTCACTCCTTCAAACTCAGGACGGTGCACTTAAAGTCACCGGCAATATTCTGGCCCGTATCAGCGAGCTGCGCACCCTTAACGACGACGTCACCAAGAGCACCGGTGACAAAGCCAACTATAATACCGAGTTTGTGGCATTATCGAGCCAGTTGACCGCCATTGCCTCGGAAAAGTTTAACGGGATCGCGCTATTTGGCACCAGTTCCGCGCAAACGGTCAATGGTACGGAGGATGCCGCCACCAGTAGTCAAATTTCCGTGGCGGCACGTGATTTATCGCACACCAGCACGGGTGTGGGCGCGGTTACTGCGGCGACCGCACTGAGCATGATCACCTCGATTTCGACCATTACCACCGCACTGGAAAACGTGGCCAATATGCGAGCCACCAACGGTGCCGAGCAAAGCCGCCTCAGCTTTGCCTTCGAATTATTGACTATTAATAAGGCCAATTTGGAAGCCGCCACCAGTCGAATCACCGACGTGGATGTGGCGGAGGAATCCACCCAGTTGGCGAGGTGGAATACGATGGTCTCGGCGGGCACCTCGATGCTCTCGCAGGCCAATCAGAGTGCGCAGACCGCACTCAAACTGCTCCAGTAA
- a CDS encoding flagellin, whose amino-acid sequence MSVVLNTNQTATMASNNLATSSSMLQKSLNRLSSGSKIVNPSDDAGGLAVSMKLSATAKRQGAVNNNIGNAVSLLQTQDGALKVAGKILDRISELRTLNDDVTKSTGDKANYNTEFTALQSQLTAITSEKFNGIALFGTSTSTVNATEDASTSTQITVSGRDLGSTTTTVGVGNITAAGSLSAITSIDTIKNAIENVATMRATNGAEQSRLGFASELLTVNKANLEAATSRITDVDVADESTQLARWNTMVSAGTSMLTQANQSSQTALKLLQ is encoded by the coding sequence ATGTCAGTCGTACTTAATACCAATCAGACCGCAACGATGGCCTCCAACAACTTGGCCACCTCCAGTTCCATGCTGCAAAAGAGCCTCAACCGGCTTTCCAGTGGTTCGAAAATAGTTAATCCCTCGGACGATGCTGGCGGTTTGGCCGTCTCCATGAAGCTCAGTGCCACGGCCAAACGTCAGGGCGCGGTTAATAATAATATCGGTAATGCCGTTTCATTACTACAGACTCAGGATGGCGCCCTGAAGGTTGCGGGCAAGATCCTCGATCGTATCAGCGAGCTGCGCACGCTCAACGATGACGTCACTAAGAGCACCGGTGATAAGGCCAACTACAATACCGAGTTTACTGCTCTGCAGAGCCAGTTGACCGCGATCACCTCGGAAAAGTTTAACGGGATTGCCTTGTTCGGCACCTCAACCAGTACGGTCAACGCAACCGAGGATGCCAGCACCAGCACCCAGATTACGGTTTCGGGGCGCGATCTCGGTTCTACAACCACAACGGTGGGTGTGGGTAACATCACCGCAGCGGGCTCGCTCAGTGCGATCACCTCGATTGATACGATTAAAAACGCGATCGAGAACGTCGCGACGATGCGCGCCACCAACGGTGCCGAACAAAGCCGTCTCGGCTTCGCTTCGGAGTTATTAACTGTCAATAAAGCCAACTTGGAGGCGGCGACCAGCCGAATCACCGACGTTGATGTCGCGGATGAATCCACGCAGTTGGCTCGCTGGAATACGATGGTCTCAGCGGGCACTTCGATGCTTACCCAGGCCAATCAGAGCTCGCAGACCGCGCTCAAGCTCCTGCAGTAA
- a CDS encoding flagellin produces MSVVLNTNQTATMASNNLATSSSMLQKSLNRLSSGSKIVNPSDDAGGLAVSMKLSATAKRQGAVNSNIGNAVSLLQTQDGALKVAGKILDRISELRTLNDDVTKSTGDKANYNTEFTALQSQLTAITSEKFNGVALFGSTTSTVFATEDASTSSQIVVSGRDLGATGSAGGIGSVTSASSLTGIAAISTVTTAIENVATMRAQNGAEQSRLSFASELLTVNKANLEAATSRITDVDVAEESTQLARWNTMVSAGTSMLSQANQSAQTALRLLQ; encoded by the coding sequence ATGTCAGTCGTACTTAATACTAATCAGACGGCCACAATGGCCTCCAACAACCTGGCCACCTCCAGTTCGATGCTGCAAAAGAGCCTCAACCGGCTCTCCAGCGGCTCTAAAATTGTTAACCCCTCCGACGACGCCGGCGGTTTGGCCGTGTCGATGAAACTCAGTGCCACAGCCAAGCGCCAGGGTGCCGTTAATAGTAACATCGGCAATGCGGTCTCACTGCTGCAAACCCAAGACGGCGCCCTCAAGGTTGCCGGTAAGATCCTCGATCGTATCAGCGAGCTGCGCACGCTCAATGATGACGTGACCAAGAGCACCGGCGACAAAGCCAACTACAACACCGAGTTTACGGCGTTGCAGAGTCAGCTCACGGCGATCACCTCGGAGAAATTCAACGGCGTGGCCTTGTTCGGCAGCACCACCAGCACGGTGTTCGCTACCGAAGATGCCTCCACTAGCAGCCAGATCGTTGTGTCTGGCCGTGACTTGGGGGCCACGGGCAGCGCTGGCGGTATTGGTTCTGTAACGTCCGCCAGTTCGTTGACCGGCATAGCTGCGATTTCAACCGTGACCACAGCGATCGAAAACGTGGCTACCATGCGCGCTCAGAATGGTGCCGAGCAGAGCCGGTTAAGCTTCGCCTCTGAACTGTTAACAGTGAACAAGGCGAACCTTGAGGCGGCGACCAGTCGGATCACCGACGTGGACGTGGCGGAGGAATCCACGCAGCTGGCGCGTTGGAATACGATGGTCTCTGCGGGCACCTCGATGCTCTCGCAGGCCAACCAGAGTGCGCAGACCGCCCTGCGTCTGCTGCAGTAA
- a CDS encoding flagellin: MSVVLNTNQTATMASNNLATSSSMLQKSLNRLSSGSKIVNPSDDAGGLAVSMKLSATAKRQGAVNSNIGNAVSLLQTQDGALKVAGKILDRISELRTLNDDVTKSTGDKANYNTEFVALSSQLTAIASEKFNGVAMFGTSSGATVNATEDASTASQISISARDLTSTATGMGAVTAATALSMITAISTVTAAIENVATMRASNGAEQSRLGFASELLTVNKANLEAATSRITDVDVAEESTQLARWNTMVSAGTSMLSQANQSAQTALRLLQ; the protein is encoded by the coding sequence ATGTCAGTCGTACTTAATACTAATCAGACGGCCACAATGGCCTCCAACAACTTGGCGACCTCCAGTTCGATGCTGCAAAAGAGCCTCAACCGGCTCTCCAGCGGTTCGAAAATCGTCAATCCCTCGGACGACGCCGGCGGTTTGGCCGTGTCGATGAAACTCAGTGCCACGGCCAAGCGCCAGGGCGCAGTTAATAGTAACATCGGCAATGCGGTCTCACTGCTGCAAACTCAGGACGGCGCCCTCAAGGTTGCCGGTAAGATCCTCGATCGTATCAGCGAGCTGCGCACGCTCAATGATGACGTGACCAAGAGCACTGGTGATAAGGCTAACTATAACACCGAATTCGTGGCATTATCCAGTCAGTTGACGGCAATTGCCTCGGAGAAGTTTAACGGTGTAGCGATGTTCGGAACCAGCTCTGGTGCCACGGTCAACGCAACCGAAGACGCCTCCACTGCCAGCCAGATATCGATTTCGGCTCGTGACTTGACTAGCACCGCTACGGGTATGGGCGCGGTCACCGCAGCCACCGCGCTGAGTATGATCACGGCGATCTCCACGGTGACAGCCGCGATCGAAAACGTGGCCACCATGCGCGCCTCCAACGGTGCCGAACAAAGCCGTCTCGGCTTCGCCTCGGAACTGTTGACCGTCAACAAGGCCAATCTGGAGGCCGCGACCAGTCGGATCACCGACGTGGATGTGGCCGAGGAATCGACCCAGTTGGCGCGTTGGAATACGATGGTATCGGCGGGTACGTCGATGCTCTCGCAGGCCAATCAGAGTGCGCAGACCGCGTTGCGGCTCCTGCAGTAA